A window of Centropristis striata isolate RG_2023a ecotype Rhode Island chromosome 13, C.striata_1.0, whole genome shotgun sequence genomic DNA:
GAGTGCTAACAGGATTCTATGTACTCTACATagactttttatttacatactcTATGGCACTGTAACTATTTCTGCAAGCCTTCAGTTTGACAATCCCTTGAATCAATGTTTTTCTAACCACTGCTATCAAtctgattaaaataataaaaatgacaaaaaaataataataaaaaaagcctaagaGAGATAATGACTGTAATCTGTAACTCACAGTCCATGCTCCAGTTGAAAAAGGAAATTTGTCCCATCTTTCTAAAACTCAGTGAAAAAGAAAGCATTGAGCGAGGGGCGAAAAGCCCCCCGAGGTGCTATTAAAACCATGATCCAGTTTTCTCCACCATAGTCCTGGGACTACATTAAGTCTTTGAAATGATGTGTTGTACAGGAAGCCAtcccatttttttattaatcactCTCCCCTTTCTGGGAGGGTCTTTTCTTCCCCTGACCTCTTTTTCTGTGCAGCGTCCCTTTTCATTATCCTAGAATGACGAGGTGGAAAACTAGGCCGAATcttttgctgctgcagctccattTTTGTCCTCAGCTTCTCCTCCGCCTTTGTCCTTTTTCTTCCcccctttcttcttctccttttctagcctctccttctccttcttcagcCTCTCTTTGTCAGCCCTGTCcttgtctttcttttccttcatttttctcttgtcatcttccttttccttcttcttgtcttctttgctcttcttcttcttcttcacctcctcctctccagttGGGGCATCAGCCACTGGCGCCGCATCTTTTTTTGAATCTTGAACTGGCGGGAGAGGGGCGTTGTTTGCAGTAGGAGAGGGGATAGAAGAAACAATTTGCTCAGAGACAATCTTGGGCGAGGGGGCTAGAGTGTTGGGTGGTGTGCTTTGTGTTGGGGCTGAAGCAGCAGGCTGGTCCTGTGCTGGGGTGGCTTCTGAGGCTGGAGCAGGCTCACGTGATGCACCCCCGACTAAGGGGCTCCGAATGTGCGGTGCCGGTGCCCTCTGACCTGCACCTGGAGGAATAGGTGGTTTAATGCTGGGGCCTTGTTCTGGCTTTGATGTTACTGCAGGTCGGGACTGAGGGGTGAAGCCCTCCATTCCTGACGGCCCTGAGAACGAGCCCTTCTTTTGGGAATGAAATGGAGCCTTGGACCTGCGGAAGCCAGGGAGCGAGAGGAGGCTGGAAGAAGCCCTGAGGGGTCCTGGCGGGGGGATTGAGCTTCCCAGGAAAGAGAAGCTTCCGCCAGAGCTGATGGCAGCAGCGCGGCGTTTGTACTCAAAGATGGCCCTCGTACCGTGGAGGCGGCGGCCCGGCTGGTGTGTCAGCTCCCCTCTGGACTCCCTCCACTTCCTCACCTGGATATTGCACTCCCTCTCTATGAGCGCCTCCGTCACAGGGAGAGTGATAATCTGGATGGCACATCAGACAGGGacgagacagacagaggaagtgATTATTACTAGACAGGACACTACAGGACAAAGTGACTCATAACTCGTGTCGCTGAGTAAAAACAGAAGCAAGATTTCTTTAAGTCTGCAGAAGCCAAGAGAAAGAGACCCACCTCCTGCACCAATATATCCTCTCTGATAGTGTCAGGTGAGATATTCCTTAGTCGCTCCATGGTTTCATACATGCCCTGTAGTTCCCGAAGTTTATCCACAGAACCAAGCATTTGTTTCAGTAGCACGAGGCCCACACGAAACACTATCTTCACCCCTACAAGCAGAGACACATGTTaggtttttgtcaaaaataaaattgtgtttGACAAATACTTAAAACTGCAGAAACAGTTTTCTAcacaagcaaataaacaaatgcGTGAAAGGCTATGGTTTCTTATTAGAATACACTGTATGTAGATTAATGTACATAGTATAGAACTTAAGTATGCAGGCGCTAGTGGGGAGGAAACTTTAAACCGTTTGCAATGTGTTGATGTTAGCACAAGCAGTGAATTGGTATGCAAGTTTCACAATATGGCGAGAGCAAATGAAACGCTGGAGCTGGAAGATCCGCCTGCAGGTTCCTGGTTAGCTATGGAAAGAGTTATGTTTAAGGAGAGAATGTTGTGTCTTCATTACCACTAATCCTTATTATTCAAAGTATTTTGGTATTTTCAATTACATAActtgagacatttttttcagtgttatagCCTATTGTGAACTGTTGCCTTTGGGAAGgtgtttgttcagtgttcatATACTGTAATACAGAAGTGTTTGATATGTTCCTTTTATAATGACAATAGCAATATGAACCCAACCCGTGAATGATCCCGCCTACCAACtagagaaaaataaagtgaaactgctcaattaaaaacagacaagagCACTGAGAGCTGGCTGAACCCTGTGTCAATGAATGGTACCTTCACAGAAGAACATGTCCCATACACGCAGTACACTGGCCCATGGTAAGGTGCGAGAGAAGATGCACATGAACCACTCAGTCATGTAGAGAATCGGGTCAATCTTGAACTTCTTAAGGTGACGGTACGCCATTGGACAAGTACGCTGTAAAAGGGAGAAGAAGATCTCGCCATCCAGCTGGATCGCTTCCTGAAATGACGACATGACGAGTCAGTAATAAAGCGGAGACACTGACACAAAGATCTGACAAAGATCAAAGTTCATTCACTCACCAGTCCAGCACTGTAATAGCCGGGAAGGTACTTCTCACATATCTGGACGAGGCACCAAAAAGCTTGCTGTGACcagaacataaatataaaaggtAAGGTTGgcaatcaactgaaaatgaGGTTAAATGCTATCAAGAAGTTGTgggtttaaatatatttgaaccaatttcctcttttgtttcctgtttatttttCGGGCTTTTATAAAAATAGAACAATTTGTACATTATTGGTTGATTAAATCTTTTCACACTTCCTTCTtcctgtatttgttttgtgtaaatGATGGCAAGGCAGATGTGGTCTGATGTGGAGATATATAGTGAAAAAAATGCATCTCCCCAACCTTCTGGTAAAAAAAAGGGTGTCTGCAATTGAAACTGTGAACACTTTAAATAGATAAAGACACTTTGTTTGCTGCTATCTGGCATTAACCACAGCAACCGTCCCAGTGTCATTAGAAAATCACACAAACTGCTACTTGAACATCACTACATCAGAACAAAACCCCAAGTTATTTATGGGATTAAATGAAGGTTGAGGTTTCAAACTGAAAGAATACGGATTAGGCAGGTCCGTGTGGTCAACTTGCTGACAAAAGGTCGGCCGAACAAAGCAACTGTAACCTGAGTTCTGTCTGAATCACACACGCTTGATATTTGCAGGACCTTGTCGATTGTTTTTGAAGTTTCAGCAGTGTCCTCAGTCTGCGTCTGCTACTATTTATAATTTAGCACTTTGTTTCACTTTCTCACACACCCACTCTCTTTTTCTTATAAGCTCTCTTTATTAATGTGTCTAGTGAAGAGGGAAAACCtgattaaacaaaaacataccaAGATTTCTTATcacaactcaaaaacaaactgcatcTTGTGAAGTTCAGGGATGCAAACACAATGTAACATcatcaagcttttttttaagtaatcaaACTGTTCAGTAATCATAACAGAACTGGCACAGATGAAGCCATTTCATTTCACCACTGAATGAGTACCTGTACCCAAACAGCTTAGCCCCTCACCTCAGCAGGCATATGCATGAGCAGCACTGCAGCCACTGGAGCCTGGGCCTGGCAGTAGCCTTCGTCAGGCCGGTAGATAGTGTAGGCCTTCAGGATACGGTACAGATCCTGTTGCCTGcaggaacaaacaacaaaattacccaGTGGACAGATCCAACAAAACACTTGACCAGTTCATGCACCTCCTGTTGACTCATGAAGGGAAGAATGCAAATCAAACTAATGGGGAAAACTGCAGACAAATGCAAAACATcttaaatcactttaaaataaaatatattatctttttatatgtattatgaATTAATATTTCTTATGCATTTCTTCATTTGGAATATCctctttgtattattttctgtaGGATATTGTTGCTTTTTAATGGTCATACTATTTTTTATACTTCTAATTTCTGGTTGTATCTTGTAATCAATTACTCCACAGTTTGAGGTATGCAGACAATGTGCAGGATTTATTTGtcaatcgtgtgtgtgtgtgtgtgtgtgtgtgtgtgtgtgtgtgtgtgtgtgcgtgcgtgtgttctTTACCCGTGGCCACCACGAGCAGCAAACATCTCATGGAAGGGGAACTGTCTGTGGAGATCCTTCTCTATAATGTCCAACCATTTAGCTTCCCCTGGCTCTCTCTCAAGCTCCTGTAGTTTAAAAACATTAGATAaaagttttagaaaaaaaagtctcattAACTCGTGATGTCGGCTTCCAAATTAGCCATCAAAGTGGATTACACTGCAAAGCTCTGTATGAAACCACATTTGGGAGTCTTCCTCAGACAACACAAACAAGACTTAGCAGACTGCTGGGACCCAGGCCCAGCTGAGGCCAGACCCCCCTCCAACGTGGACACGGAGGCAGGGCAGGCAGGGAGGATTACCGGCCCTGATAAGAGGCTTACAGATCGCAAGGTTTGCGCCTGCGCCCATTTAGCACCCCTGGAGCAGAAATTGCCTCACTCAGCCACAACGTCCCATTCACAATGCTCCCCACTTTCAGCCAGTTACTCAAACGAAATACTGGAGCTTCTTCACAGTACATAGTTATTCTAAAGATAAATACAACCAAATTTacacaaagaaagagagataaTATTAACAGTTTagagcagccattctcaaccttggggtcctgaccccaattggggtcgccagatgatttctgggggttgccaaatcattttggaaaatatataaataataattaatattaaattacataatttcagacagggagatgttttagttgttgtctgcttcattattagTCCAGAATTCGCCGACTCGACTCAACTCGACTCGACTCGTCGAGTCAactatgatctgaactgtgtgcatgagattctgttcagtgagcacagcggaaaatataaacaaacaaaaagaaaaaaactggcgCGTTGTTGCTTTACTGCAGCTGCAgtttgctagcagctagctataactgatgctggaaaaatggagaAATGGCCGCAAAGAAAAGTTCCAGACttgggtcagcagcagcaggggtccCAAGGTCTACCACCAGAAAGCCTAACGAGACCACCACCCGAGAAATGGAGGGCAGTGGGGCCGACACCGGCTAGGCTCCGTAAATATCAGCCCGACTTCTTGAAGTATGGCTTTTCgtgcatgacaaaaaacaacacagaatatccACAGTGTGTCATTTGCTCTAAAGTGCTGGCAAATGAAAGCTTGAAACCAGAAAAATTGAAGAGACGagagaggggggtggggggttgcggacaatatgcatgttaaattgggggtcgcgactcaaaaaggttgcgAACCACTGGTTTAGAGAACAGATTTGAAGAACTGTCGATCATTTACACTCCATGAAAAAGAGGACTCAGGCTACATCCAGaccaaatattttttcataaaaaaacaaaacaaacaacttttaatttgtttatacCTGGTGTCCAAACTAGTCTCTGTCATTATGGAAGCCCTAAAGCAGACCCTTTTGAAAACGCAGATGACCCCATTTTAGTTTAAAAACTCCAGGATTGTATTTTGATCTTCCAATAGAGAAAGATCAAACAATGTTTTTCCATCCTTTTGGCTGTCTTGTGTGTTACTCTGTCACAGTTCCACCTTATCATTGGTTCAAACAAAGAAATCTCTATTCTTACTTTCCCCTATTGCTGTTCTTCCTCCGTAGTATTTTCTGCAACTAAGCAACCAACCAATGCGTAGACAATCTGCTACTGTTAACACCTGCAAGTGCATGCCTACTGTACATGAATTGAAGTGCATTATGTTATGTAacatatgttattattatgtaacATAATATGGATACCTCAAATTTTCCATGATTGGCTTCTATGAGCTCCTGGCTGTTGGACAGCAGCTGCCAGGCTTTGGATCTGAGAGAGGATGGAATCCCCTTCCTGCAGCGCAACTTAACCTTTAACGCACAGAAAGACACACTGGGTATAAGCTCAGGCATTATGTCAAGCATAACCAAGCCaagtacatttaaaacacatcTGAAAGGTTGCATACCTTCTGGAAGCGATGTTTTACCCATTTATCCCAGTTGTGGAACATATCAAGCCATTTTACCTCCCTCTGTCTGGCAACTTCAACCCGAACATCCTTTTCACTGTGAGTAATATAAAACGACTGCATCATTTAAAGAACTGGGAAGTACTTTTTCTTCTCATGTCCTTAATTATTGCACTGTGATGTTTAACATTTATAGCTCTAATTTAATGGCACAAATGGCTTCtcactttatcttttacattAATTTGCACAATATTACGCTGAATTGCTCAGATACAGAACACATACAAATGTACCATTTACATTGACCAGAATGCCCTGCCACTATTGATGgtaaatcaatatatttttaattattcaacAGTGGAAGAGCAATTAGCTTGTCTGAAAAGTAGAAGCATATCTGacagaaaagagaggaagagagcagatgaccacagagacacacagtcaGTACATATTGAGTCACAAAAACGCTCTCAGCATTATCTGAGTCAGACCAAGGGGAGATAAAGGATGGTCGGACATGTTTAGAGCAGCAcggaaagagaggaagacaggaaAGAGAGGGTGAGACTGAGATGAGAGGAAGATCTCTTTGGGGCAGATGGATAACAGAGTGAATATGGTGTTCTGGGAAAGCAAAGAGATGCTTAAAATGACAATAGTCAgcccacatttacatttatctgTGTAAACCCATTCTCTGGCCATAATCGAATGATGCATCATATTACAACTAGTGAACTGTCTGCATGGAACCTTAAAAAAttgattgtctttttttccgCTTCTTGAACAGCCATACTAAATATGCATCTCAAATTTCAGAATATCTCAGACCAACCTGTTAGACATAATTAAATCACATTGATCAACATTCTGCACAGTGGACAGGAGTGTGAGTCATCAGTTAATGTTTTAATACTTACCCAGTTTCACTGTACTGAGTCCCACCCAGGAAGCCATATTTATCAGTGCGTCTGATAGCCATGCCATTGATCTCTGAGTCTGAGCCAATAGAGCTGCCATCCTCTCCAAGCCCAGTTAGAGACTCCAACGTCCCAGACATCAGGCTGGCTGATTCTAGGTAGCTCAGGGTGTCAGGGGCCGGcctggggttggggttgggcaATGGGAGGGCAGAGGCCGGCTCGTGGATCAGTGGAACAGTAGGGCTTGGGTGTTCAGCTCTGGTGGGGGTGCTGGGCAGTTCTGCTTTCCTTGCTTCACTGGCAATGTCTGGCTttggggagagaggaggaggctgaCTTTGAGGGTTTTGTGCTTGTTGAGGTGACGGAGGTTTCTCCCCTTCAGCTGTTGCTGATGCTGCAGTATTGGTAGATGCTGGAGGAGCAGGCTTAGGACTGGAAGTTGCTGGAGGAGCAGGCATGGGACTTGAAGCTGCTGGAGGAGCAGGCATGGGACTTGAAGCTGCTGGAGGAGCAGGCATGGGACTGGAAGCTACTGGAGAAGCAGGCATGGGACTGGAAGCTGCAGCGATTTGGGGTTGGCCTGCCATAAATTGACCATCACCCATGACAGGATTTGGATTGTGGGTGACATGCACATTTGGATAGAGATTAGGCCCAGGATTGAGATCTGGAGAGGGGGATGCCTGTTGCACTTCGCTCTGAGGTGGTGGCTCGTCTGACAGTGTTGGGGTTTCTGTTTCAGTATTCAACTCTGCAGCTGCTGAGTCACTTGTCTCCTGCTTATTGTTATGAGCTCCAGTCTCTGCATCTTCCCCTGCTGGTTGCTCCCTTTGTGGAGCAAACTCATGTACCAATAATGTGAGGGGGATCTCAGCAGTGAGTTTGGGAGGACTCAAGGGTGGTTGGGGAGTCAAGGGTGAACCCCCTGACTGTGCAGCAGGAGTATTTCCAGTCAGAGCTTTGTCATTGTAGAGGGAAGACCTGGGTGTGGGCATGTCCCTGGCAGATTCTGTAACAGGGCTATTGGCAGCAGGGTGCACTGATGAGGACGGAGGGATAGATGGAGCTGCATGAGGATCACCCAATGCAGGGGGTGATGGTGACAGGGTGGAGATTTCAGCCATGGTTCCACTCTGATCTCTCCtttataaaatgagaaaaaaatatttcaccaaagaacagctATGAATTCAGTTATTACTGTGGGAAtaaataaatcctgcagcttgtGTCATAAATATTCACTTTAATTTTCTCTTTCTAAGATGACTAAAGTGTCCATGAAAATCAGACTTCTAGCCAAGTGTAAGAGAGTGTAAGAGATAGTTCCTCTTCTTAAATTGGATCAGAGGATGGGATTGGAGAAGCAGCCAAAGAAGATAACTATATTTTGAAGTCATGGAAATTCTTGGGAGAcagtatgcaaacacacacctaACTTCAATCCACTTTCTGCCTCAAATTTGAACTTAAAATGCATTATTCTGGAATATTATTTCtacaaataataatgtttgtagcaATCAATGTCTCAATCTACAATTCCACTTTTGCGACACAAAAcctatttattacattaaaactaCTTTACCAAATCAGCAACATGATTTCAAATTTCAAAGCATGCCAACatcacaccaaaaaaacaaaagaaaagcgCGATACTAGTTGATACAAAAATTGTATAAACTAGTATCGCGCTTTTACACAATTATTCTTTATCAGCGTTGTAGTCAGGGTGACAGAAAATACTAGCTATTCTTGAAATAGCTGCATTAACTGTTTCTTCTATAAATGTTACTTGCGCTGGCATCGTTATCAACAAAGCACCCCCGACAACCACGGTGATCCAGTACTCTGCTGATGAAGCAAGttaaaatctgtagtgttggtGCCAGACCGCTATCGGTTACATGCTAGCAGCTAATGACACTAGCCACTTTGTTGTCATATCCTCTCTAGAGGCCTTTCTCGAAGCGACTCAACTTCCCGATTCAGCTCACAGGAGCAACGGTTTACTAATAGCTAATAGTCA
This region includes:
- the LOC131982674 gene encoding TBC1 domain family member 10B-like; translation: MAEISTLSPSPPALGDPHAAPSIPPSSSVHPAANSPVTESARDMPTPRSSLYNDKALTGNTPAAQSGGSPLTPQPPLSPPKLTAEIPLTLLVHEFAPQREQPAGEDAETGAHNNKQETSDSAAAELNTETETPTLSDEPPPQSEVQQASPSPDLNPGPNLYPNVHVTHNPNPVMGDGQFMAGQPQIAAASSPMPASPVASSPMPAPPAASSPMPAPPAASSPMPAPPATSSPKPAPPASTNTAASATAEGEKPPSPQQAQNPQSQPPPLSPKPDIASEARKAELPSTPTRAEHPSPTVPLIHEPASALPLPNPNPRPAPDTLSYLESASLMSGTLESLTGLGEDGSSIGSDSEINGMAIRRTDKYGFLGGTQYSETGEKDVRVEVARQREVKWLDMFHNWDKWVKHRFQKVKLRCRKGIPSSLRSKAWQLLSNSQELIEANHGKFEELEREPGEAKWLDIIEKDLHRQFPFHEMFAARGGHGQQDLYRILKAYTIYRPDEGYCQAQAPVAAVLLMHMPAEQAFWCLVQICEKYLPGYYSAGLEAIQLDGEIFFSLLQRTCPMAYRHLKKFKIDPILYMTEWFMCIFSRTLPWASVLRVWDMFFCEGVKIVFRVGLVLLKQMLGSVDKLRELQGMYETMERLRNISPDTIREDILVQEIITLPVTEALIERECNIQVRKWRESRGELTHQPGRRLHGTRAIFEYKRRAAAISSGGSFSFLGSSIPPPGPLRASSSLLSLPGFRRSKAPFHSQKKGSFSGPSGMEGFTPQSRPAVTSKPEQGPSIKPPIPPGAGQRAPAPHIRSPLVGGASREPAPASEATPAQDQPAASAPTQSTPPNTLAPSPKIVSEQIVSSIPSPTANNAPLPPVQDSKKDAAPVADAPTGEEEVKKKKKSKEDKKKEKEDDKRKMKEKKDKDRADKERLKKEKERLEKEKKKGGKKKDKGGGEAEDKNGAAAAKDSA